From Pseudonocardia autotrophica, one genomic window encodes:
- a CDS encoding SDR family NAD(P)-dependent oxidoreductase gives MYPLPDLAGRTVLVTGTTSGLGLALSGALAGAGARVLMAARDTNRGQLAAERAGGELVLLDLADLSSVRSAALEIRERTGDRLDVLVNNAGVAMGPRAETTDGFELQIGTNHLGPAALTWLLMPALRAAGDREQPSRVVTTTSLGHRTGRLDVDDLHWRARRYSPNAAYGASKLANLLFAAELDRRLRLAGDPVLSVAAHPGMTESSLLANSFRRGGRGAWKGHVYGLLDRWLVQPVEQGIGPQLAAATGPVHGGDHIGPSGPGEMHGPPGPARRSTAAQDPVLAGRLWHVTAAATGITPDPGRTV, from the coding sequence GTGTATCCGCTCCCCGATCTCGCCGGCCGCACGGTGCTCGTCACCGGTACGACGTCGGGGCTCGGCCTGGCGTTGTCCGGCGCGCTGGCCGGGGCCGGCGCCCGGGTCCTGATGGCGGCCCGGGACACCAACCGGGGCCAGCTCGCGGCGGAGCGGGCCGGCGGCGAGCTCGTACTGCTCGATCTCGCCGACCTGTCCTCGGTGCGCTCCGCCGCGCTCGAGATCCGGGAGCGCACCGGCGACCGGCTGGACGTGCTGGTCAACAACGCCGGCGTCGCGATGGGCCCGCGTGCGGAGACCACGGACGGCTTCGAGCTGCAGATCGGTACGAACCATCTCGGCCCCGCGGCGCTGACCTGGCTGCTCATGCCTGCGCTGCGCGCCGCCGGTGACCGGGAGCAGCCGTCCCGGGTGGTGACGACCACGAGTCTCGGGCACCGGACCGGCCGGCTCGACGTCGACGACCTGCACTGGCGGGCGCGCCGCTACTCGCCGAACGCCGCCTACGGGGCCTCGAAGCTGGCGAACCTGCTGTTCGCCGCCGAGCTGGACCGCAGGCTGCGGCTCGCCGGGGATCCGGTCCTGTCGGTGGCCGCGCACCCGGGGATGACCGAGTCGTCGCTGCTGGCGAACTCCTTCCGGCGCGGCGGGCGCGGCGCCTGGAAGGGGCACGTGTACGGCCTGCTCGACCGGTGGCTCGTCCAGCCGGTCGAGCAGGGCATCGGACCTCAGCTGGCCGCCGCGACCGGGCCGGTGCACGGCGGCGACCACATCGGTCCGTCCGGCCCCGGGGAGATGCACGGACCGCCCGGCCCGGCGCGCCGTTCCACCGCCGCGCAGGACCCGGTTCTGGCCGGTCGGTTGTGGCACGTCACGGCCGCCGCGACCGGCATCACACCGGACCCCGGGCGTACGGTGTAG
- the lipA gene encoding lipoyl synthase: MTVAPEGRKLLRLEVRNSETPIERKPSWIRTRARTGPQYTELKGLVRSGGLHTVCEEAGCPNIYECWEDREATFLIGGEQCTRRCDFCQIDTGKPTDLDRDEPRRVAESVQQMGLRYSTVTGVARDDLDDGGSWLYAETVRQIHALNPGTGVELLIPDFNSRDDQLGPVFDAHPEVLAHNLETVPRIFKRIRPAFRYERSLEVITKARDKGLVTKSNLILGMGETPDEVTSALHDLHDAGCEIITITQYLRPTKRHHPVERWVKPEEFVEHSRAAEQIGFAGVMAGPLVRSSYRAGRLYAQTVAHRGEQLHPDLAHLAESGPASQEASSLLARS; this comes from the coding sequence GTGACCGTCGCACCCGAAGGCCGCAAGCTGCTCCGCCTCGAGGTCCGCAACTCGGAGACCCCGATCGAGCGGAAGCCCTCCTGGATCCGTACCCGCGCCCGCACCGGCCCGCAGTACACCGAACTCAAGGGCCTGGTCCGCTCCGGCGGCCTGCACACGGTCTGCGAGGAAGCCGGCTGCCCCAACATCTACGAATGCTGGGAAGACCGCGAAGCCACCTTCCTCATCGGCGGCGAACAGTGCACGCGGCGCTGCGACTTCTGCCAGATCGACACCGGCAAACCCACCGACCTCGACCGCGACGAACCCCGCCGGGTCGCCGAATCGGTCCAGCAGATGGGCCTGCGCTACTCCACCGTCACCGGCGTCGCCCGCGACGACCTCGACGACGGCGGCTCCTGGCTCTACGCCGAGACCGTCCGCCAGATCCACGCACTCAACCCCGGCACCGGCGTCGAACTGCTGATCCCCGACTTCAACTCCCGCGACGACCAGCTCGGCCCGGTCTTCGACGCCCACCCCGAGGTCCTCGCACACAACCTCGAGACCGTCCCCCGGATCTTCAAGCGGATCCGCCCCGCGTTCCGCTACGAACGCTCCCTCGAGGTCATCACCAAGGCCCGGGACAAGGGCCTGGTCACCAAGTCCAACCTGATCCTGGGCATGGGCGAAACCCCCGACGAGGTCACCAGCGCACTACACGACCTGCACGACGCCGGCTGCGAGATCATCACCATCACCCAGTACCTGCGCCCCACCAAACGCCACCACCCCGTCGAACGCTGGGTCAAGCCCGAGGAGTTCGTCGAACACTCGCGCGCCGCCGAACAGATCGGCTTCGCCGGCGTCATGGCCGGCCCGCTGGTGCGCTCGTCCTACCGGGCCGGACGGCTCTACGCCCAGACCGTCGCGCACCGCGGCGAGCAGCTGCACCCGGACCTGGCACACCTCGCCGAGTCCGGCCCGGCCTCCCAGGAAGCGAGCTCGCTGCTCGCCCGCAGCTGA
- a CDS encoding SCO6880 family protein: MSAGRGVDDGPRLYGNWRAERGWGVGSLSTTATIVLFAAVLVPLLAVSAFPSATLPLLGGSAAVIGAVVVRVGGVSLTDVVVRRARFHRAQAAGWTELSGGILTEHPRGTDLPGVLAPLRPLDVDDGRGGRHALLWHRRTGMLTAVLRCSPIGLDLADPERADAWVAAWGALLADLGYLPLIRHLAVTVDTTPTGGATVRDHIASALDPTAPALSRQIMAELADLTPGTAAEADARVAICLDPARATPRPADLLAAAVEVSRRLSAIENQLAACGVAVLGRATTGWLTTRIRGAFDPHHRSDLNRPDQADAVLDWHDAGPIAARERWDTYRHEGGLSVTWALREAPRQAVGAGVLVPLLAPGPFPRRTTWLYQPYPAEQAAAKVENEVTSGQVRRAWAERTRRDETQRERDDRDRAMQSAREEAQGAGVGRFTLYVTTTVLHDDDLPAAVADIEQRAGQSKLRLRRLRGAQAAGFAAGLGVGIDPADLLTHRRHR, encoded by the coding sequence ATGAGCGCGGGCCGCGGTGTAGACGACGGGCCCCGCCTCTACGGCAACTGGCGCGCCGAACGGGGCTGGGGTGTCGGGTCGCTGTCGACGACCGCGACCATCGTGCTGTTCGCCGCGGTGCTCGTGCCGCTGCTCGCGGTGTCGGCGTTCCCGTCCGCGACACTGCCGCTGCTGGGCGGGTCGGCCGCGGTGATCGGCGCGGTCGTGGTCCGGGTGGGCGGGGTCAGCCTCACTGACGTCGTCGTGCGCCGAGCCCGGTTCCACCGCGCCCAGGCGGCCGGCTGGACCGAGCTGTCGGGCGGGATCCTCACCGAGCACCCCCGTGGGACGGACCTGCCCGGCGTGCTCGCCCCGTTGCGCCCGCTCGACGTCGACGACGGCCGCGGCGGGCGGCATGCGCTGTTGTGGCATCGCCGCACCGGCATGCTGACCGCGGTCCTGCGCTGCTCTCCGATCGGGCTCGACCTCGCCGACCCCGAGCGCGCCGACGCGTGGGTCGCAGCGTGGGGCGCGCTGCTCGCCGACCTCGGCTACCTGCCGCTGATCCGGCACCTCGCGGTCACCGTCGACACCACCCCCACCGGAGGTGCCACGGTCCGTGACCACATCGCCTCGGCGCTCGACCCGACCGCGCCCGCCCTGTCGCGACAGATCATGGCCGAGCTGGCCGACCTCACCCCCGGCACCGCGGCCGAAGCCGACGCCCGGGTCGCGATCTGCCTCGACCCCGCGCGCGCCACCCCACGCCCGGCCGACCTGCTCGCCGCCGCGGTCGAGGTCAGCCGGCGCCTGTCCGCGATCGAGAACCAACTCGCCGCGTGCGGCGTCGCCGTCCTCGGACGCGCCACCACCGGCTGGCTCACCACCCGCATCCGCGGGGCGTTCGACCCCCACCATCGCTCCGATCTCAACCGCCCCGACCAAGCCGATGCCGTACTTGATTGGCATGACGCCGGCCCGATCGCCGCCCGCGAGCGTTGGGACACCTACCGCCACGAGGGCGGGCTCTCGGTGACCTGGGCACTGCGGGAGGCCCCGCGGCAGGCCGTCGGCGCCGGGGTGCTGGTGCCGCTGCTCGCGCCCGGCCCGTTCCCGCGCCGCACGACCTGGCTCTATCAGCCCTACCCCGCCGAGCAGGCCGCGGCGAAGGTCGAGAACGAGGTCACCTCCGGCCAGGTCCGCCGCGCGTGGGCCGAGCGCACCCGCCGCGACGAGACCCAACGCGAACGCGACGACCGCGACCGAGCGATGCAGTCCGCCCGCGAGGAAGCCCAGGGCGCCGGCGTCGGCCGGTTCACCCTCTACGTCACCACCACCGTCCTGCACGACGACGATCTCCCCGCCGCCGTCGCCGACATCGAACAACGCGCCGGCCAGTCGAAGCTGCGGCTGCGCCGCCTGCGCGGCGCCCAAGCCGCCGGGTTCGCCGCGGGCCTCGGCGTCGGGATCGACCCCGCCGACCTGCTGACCCATCGCCGCCACCGCTGA
- a CDS encoding DUF2188 domain-containing protein, translating into MAEGDIHTSKQGDRWVNKAEGNQRASNSAPTKAEAQAAGREMAIDRGVEHVIHNQDGRIGERNTYPRSRDPKNSKG; encoded by the coding sequence ATGGCTGAGGGCGACATCCACACCAGCAAACAGGGCGACCGCTGGGTGAACAAGGCCGAGGGCAACCAGCGCGCCTCCAACAGCGCACCGACGAAGGCGGAGGCACAGGCCGCAGGCCGGGAGATGGCCATCGACCGTGGGGTCGAGCACGTCATTCACAACCAGGACGGCCGGATCGGCGAGCGCAACACCTACCCCCGCAGCCGCGACCCCAAGAACTCGAAGGGCTGA
- a CDS encoding conjugal transfer protein TrbL family protein, translating to MTALAQPAPGQECGAFDLGCQAGQAVGSAFQGIVAEVAKGAAELVVSSAAWWVETDSVDPLNPAVAAAQGAARDLILVILVGSVLVQSIRLILSRKGEPLIMVATGLIRYAVVSALGLVVLQIALRAGDALATELLDGAASNFALLMQDVLVNGEGDAVFLILLVSLIAAVLSLVQWVLMAMRQAGLLVLAAMLPLAASGSLTRSTRGWLDKLMVWLIAMVVYKPAAAFIYYIGFSYLSSPSATDAGRTSTMITGIMVLLLAVIAMPVLLKFFAWSGTQIGGGGGGGSGFLGAVGAVAMTQGHGRGAVDRAAAMEANGPGSYATVGQHPPLAGAIAPTGAAPTAGGAGAAGAGAAGVAAAGVAAAGTAGAAAVRAVAGGMTGGKDGGGDPQ from the coding sequence GTGACCGCGCTGGCGCAGCCGGCGCCGGGCCAGGAATGCGGCGCGTTCGATCTCGGGTGCCAGGCCGGGCAGGCCGTCGGGTCGGCGTTCCAGGGCATCGTCGCCGAGGTCGCCAAGGGCGCCGCCGAGCTGGTGGTGTCGTCGGCGGCGTGGTGGGTGGAGACCGACAGCGTCGACCCGCTCAATCCGGCCGTGGCCGCCGCCCAAGGCGCCGCCCGTGACCTGATCCTGGTCATCCTGGTCGGGTCGGTGCTCGTGCAGTCGATCCGGCTGATCCTCTCGCGCAAGGGCGAGCCACTGATCATGGTCGCTACCGGGCTGATCCGCTACGCGGTGGTGTCCGCGCTCGGGCTGGTCGTGCTGCAGATCGCGCTGCGCGCCGGTGATGCGTTGGCCACCGAACTGCTCGACGGCGCCGCGAGCAACTTCGCCCTGCTGATGCAGGACGTCCTGGTCAACGGCGAGGGCGACGCGGTGTTCCTGATCCTGCTGGTGTCGCTGATCGCGGCGGTGCTCTCGCTGGTGCAGTGGGTGCTCATGGCGATGCGCCAGGCCGGGCTGCTCGTGCTGGCCGCGATGCTGCCCCTCGCCGCGTCGGGGTCGCTGACCCGCTCGACCCGGGGCTGGCTCGACAAGCTGATGGTGTGGCTGATCGCGATGGTCGTCTACAAGCCCGCGGCCGCGTTCATCTACTACATCGGCTTCTCCTACCTGTCCTCGCCGAGTGCCACCGACGCGGGCCGCACCTCCACGATGATCACCGGGATCATGGTGCTGCTGCTCGCGGTGATCGCGATGCCGGTGCTGCTGAAGTTCTTCGCCTGGTCCGGGACCCAGATCGGCGGCGGGGGCGGCGGCGGGTCCGGGTTCCTCGGCGCCGTCGGCGCCGTGGCCATGACGCAGGGCCACGGGCGCGGCGCGGTCGACCGGGCCGCAGCGATGGAGGCGAACGGCCCCGGCTCGTACGCCACGGTTGGCCAGCACCCGCCGCTCGCCGGCGCTATAGCGCCGACCGGCGCGGCCCCCACGGCCGGCGGGGCCGGCGCCGCTGGCGCTGGCGCGGCCGGTGTTGCGGCGGCGGGCGTAGCAGCAGCCGGCACGGCCGGAGCGGCCGCGGTCCGCGCAGTCGCGGGAGGGATGACCGGCGGCAAGGACGGCGGCGGTGACCCACAATGA
- the glnA gene encoding type I glutamate--ammonia ligase, which yields MFSNAEEVLKYISDEKVEYVDIRFCDLPGVMQHLTVPAKTAGDLLENGAAFDGSSVRGFQAINESDMALHADPSTARVDPFRKHRTLNINFFVHDPITGEPYSRDPRNVARKAQEYLTATGIADTAFMAPEAEFYVFDSIRFGTDPHQAYHHIDSAEGWWNTGRDEAGGNLGYKVNYKGGYFPVPPVDHYADLRADIVSTMQASGFEVEREHHEVGTAGQAEINYKFDTLLRAADDVMLFKYLVKNVAWQNGKTATFMPKPLFGDNGSGMHVHSSLWKDGQPLFHDESGYGGLSDIARHYIGGLLHHAPSLLAFTNPTVNSYHRLVPGFEAPVNLVYSARNRSACIRIPLTGDSPKAKRVEFRCPDSSGNPYLAFSAMLMAGLDGIKNKIEPPAPIDKDLYELPPEEAKDIAQVPGSLGAVIDKLEEDHDYLLEGGVFTPDLIETWIAYKRENEIDPLRLRPHPYEFALYYDV from the coding sequence GTGTTCAGCAACGCCGAAGAGGTACTCAAGTACATCTCGGACGAGAAGGTCGAGTACGTCGACATCAGGTTCTGCGACCTGCCCGGCGTCATGCAGCACCTCACCGTCCCCGCCAAGACGGCCGGCGACCTCCTGGAGAACGGCGCCGCGTTCGACGGTTCCTCCGTCCGCGGTTTCCAGGCGATCAACGAGTCCGACATGGCGCTGCACGCGGACCCCTCGACCGCACGTGTCGACCCGTTCCGCAAGCACCGCACCCTGAACATCAACTTCTTCGTCCACGACCCGATCACCGGCGAGCCCTACTCCCGGGACCCGCGGAACGTGGCGCGCAAGGCGCAGGAGTACCTGACCGCGACCGGCATCGCCGACACCGCGTTCATGGCGCCCGAGGCCGAGTTCTACGTCTTCGACTCGATCCGGTTCGGCACCGACCCGCACCAGGCCTACCACCACATCGACTCCGCCGAGGGCTGGTGGAACACCGGCCGCGACGAGGCCGGCGGCAACCTGGGCTACAAGGTCAACTACAAGGGCGGCTACTTCCCCGTCCCGCCGGTCGACCACTACGCCGACCTGCGTGCCGACATCGTCAGCACCATGCAGGCGTCGGGCTTCGAGGTCGAGCGTGAGCACCACGAGGTCGGCACCGCGGGCCAGGCCGAGATCAACTACAAGTTCGACACGCTGCTGCGCGCGGCCGACGACGTCATGCTCTTCAAGTACCTGGTGAAGAACGTGGCGTGGCAGAACGGCAAGACCGCGACCTTCATGCCGAAGCCGCTGTTCGGCGACAACGGCTCGGGCATGCACGTGCACTCGTCGCTCTGGAAGGACGGCCAGCCGCTCTTCCACGACGAGTCCGGCTACGGTGGCCTGTCCGACATCGCGCGCCACTACATCGGCGGCCTGCTGCACCACGCGCCGTCGCTGCTGGCGTTCACCAACCCGACGGTGAACTCCTACCACCGCCTGGTCCCCGGCTTCGAGGCACCGGTCAACCTGGTCTACTCGGCCCGTAACCGCTCGGCCTGCATCCGGATCCCGCTGACCGGTGACAGCCCGAAGGCCAAGCGCGTCGAGTTCCGCTGCCCCGACTCGTCCGGCAACCCGTACCTCGCCTTCTCGGCGATGCTGATGGCCGGACTCGACGGGATCAAGAACAAGATCGAGCCGCCGGCGCCGATCGACAAGGACCTCTACGAGCTCCCGCCCGAGGAGGCCAAGGACATCGCGCAGGTCCCCGGCAGCCTGGGCGCGGTCATCGACAAGCTCGAGGAGGACCACGACTACCTGCTCGAGGGTGGCGTGTTCACCCCGGACCTGATCGAGACCTGGATCGCCTACAAGCGGGAGAACGAGATCGACCCGCTGCGGCTGCGCCCGCACCCGTACGAGTTCGCGCTCTACTACGACGTCTGA
- a CDS encoding helix-turn-helix domain-containing protein, which translates to MDRARAARPWLGEQSRRDPWRADEALQPAEDDADDGHEQREDEATRARREKIERLAADVDLHLRLALIGFTGPEYREFQTELTRYGLDVMTGWLRTGKIFAKMNEARLGIAHPPEGALDRDAQDELAGETVAIALYRFHHDVLLRGKWDPRKGASLTTYFIGQCKIRFANIYRAWLDKETGGALLVDPTAADPGIDAPTAAIDGPEWKAVARGYIRRGTRAVRDPRVHRALELIAADHTQAEIAVDLGLSEKTIERMLANNRDRIRKLGIA; encoded by the coding sequence ATGGATCGTGCACGGGCCGCCCGGCCCTGGCTGGGCGAACAGTCCCGCCGCGATCCGTGGCGCGCGGATGAGGCACTACAACCCGCCGAGGACGACGCCGACGACGGGCATGAGCAGCGCGAGGATGAGGCCACCCGCGCGCGGCGGGAGAAGATCGAGCGCCTGGCCGCCGACGTCGACCTGCACCTGCGCCTCGCGCTGATCGGGTTTACCGGGCCGGAGTATCGCGAGTTCCAGACCGAGCTGACCCGCTACGGCCTTGACGTGATGACCGGCTGGCTACGCACCGGGAAGATCTTCGCCAAGATGAACGAGGCCCGCCTCGGGATCGCCCACCCACCCGAGGGCGCTCTCGACCGGGACGCTCAGGACGAGCTCGCAGGGGAGACCGTCGCGATCGCGTTGTACCGGTTCCACCACGACGTCCTGCTGCGCGGCAAATGGGATCCGCGCAAGGGCGCCAGCCTGACTACGTACTTCATCGGCCAGTGCAAGATCCGTTTCGCCAACATCTACAGGGCCTGGCTGGACAAGGAGACCGGCGGCGCGCTGCTGGTCGACCCCACCGCCGCAGACCCGGGCATCGACGCACCGACCGCGGCGATCGACGGCCCCGAGTGGAAGGCGGTGGCACGCGGCTACATCCGGCGGGGTACCCGCGCCGTGCGCGACCCACGTGTCCACCGCGCGCTGGAGCTGATCGCCGCTGACCACACCCAGGCCGAGATCGCCGTCGACCTCGGCCTATCAGAGAAGACGATCGAGCGGATGCTCGCCAACAACCGCGACCGGATCAGGAAGCTGGGAATCGCATGA
- a CDS encoding DUF4191 domain-containing protein, which yields MPGKPRKPTPEEKKARKAAKKAASKQRRQQIWQAFQMQRKEDKKLLPIMIGIFVGAIALVTLIGWLFGLTWLFVPFGVMIGALGAFSVFGRRVQRSIYTKADGQPGAAGWALDNMRGQWRITQGIAGTTHLDAVHRVVGRPGIIFVAEGAPHRVKSLIAQEKKRTARVAGSTPIYDILVGNDDGQVPLKKLQRHLMKLPRNISAAEMDSLENKLNALGNRTAAMPKGPLPQGAKMRSIQRTVRRR from the coding sequence ATGCCCGGCAAGCCCCGCAAGCCCACGCCCGAAGAAAAGAAGGCGCGCAAGGCCGCGAAGAAGGCCGCGTCGAAGCAGCGCCGCCAGCAGATCTGGCAGGCGTTCCAGATGCAGCGCAAGGAGGACAAGAAACTCCTCCCGATCATGATCGGCATTTTTGTCGGTGCGATCGCGCTGGTCACCCTCATCGGCTGGCTCTTCGGGCTCACCTGGCTCTTCGTCCCGTTCGGCGTGATGATCGGTGCGCTGGGGGCGTTCAGCGTGTTCGGGCGCCGGGTACAGCGCTCGATCTACACCAAGGCCGACGGGCAGCCGGGTGCAGCGGGCTGGGCGCTGGACAACATGCGCGGGCAGTGGCGGATCACGCAGGGCATCGCGGGAACCACGCACCTCGACGCGGTGCACCGGGTCGTCGGGCGGCCCGGGATCATCTTCGTCGCCGAGGGGGCCCCGCACCGGGTGAAGAGCCTCATCGCGCAGGAGAAGAAGCGCACCGCGCGGGTCGCCGGCAGCACCCCGATCTACGACATCCTGGTCGGCAACGACGACGGTCAGGTTCCGCTGAAGAAGCTCCAGCGTCACCTCATGAAGCTGCCGCGGAACATCTCCGCCGCCGAGATGGACTCGCTGGAGAACAAGCTCAACGCGCTCGGCAACCGGACGGCCGCCATGCCGAAGGGCCCGCTCCCCCAGGGCGCGAAGATGCGCAGCATCCAGCGCACCGTCCGCCGCCGCTGA
- a CDS encoding ATP-binding protein: MDTAVADQVPRSWGWPVPGGGRAGHVEAGDRFAGTTSQVCGLFPFATASGSDVRGVPIGRHLHTAEPIGLDPAHWLRTGLVSNTGVWVQGQPGIGKSSITKRMLAGLVAFGMRAVVPGDVKGEYTPLVTALGGSVWHLGRGLQALNPLDAGPLRAALTSAPAADRSRLRETLRARRLTLLEALITIVRRDEPDVTERRLLGAALDLAVDTAGAREPLIPDVLAVLLSGAAPLLTIAATQDDLEFRRTSRTLVNALGLLCEGAIRGIFDRPSSARFDPDTPALSLDISALDDDDDDVVAAAMLCSWAWSAALADAAAYGERRRNVVQVQDELWRALRVAPGLVERSDRITRLGRHRGVASFQVTHSLDDLEALPTEADRAKARGLASRNGVLLLGGMAEKELDGLRRITSLSEGEAALITSWAAPPTWHAGRIHPGRGKYLIKSGQRVGLPVALTLTPSEIALHDTDRAFRPGAR, translated from the coding sequence ATGGACACGGCCGTCGCCGACCAGGTTCCCCGTTCCTGGGGCTGGCCGGTACCCGGCGGAGGACGGGCCGGGCACGTGGAGGCCGGGGACCGGTTTGCCGGCACCACCAGCCAGGTGTGCGGGCTGTTCCCCTTCGCCACCGCATCGGGCTCCGACGTCCGCGGGGTCCCGATTGGCCGTCACTTGCACACCGCCGAACCCATCGGCCTCGATCCCGCCCACTGGCTACGCACCGGCCTGGTGTCCAACACCGGGGTGTGGGTGCAGGGCCAACCCGGGATCGGGAAGTCCTCGATCACCAAACGCATGCTCGCCGGCCTGGTCGCGTTCGGGATGCGCGCCGTCGTACCCGGAGACGTCAAGGGCGAGTACACACCGCTGGTCACCGCCCTGGGCGGCTCGGTCTGGCACCTCGGCCGTGGACTGCAGGCGCTCAACCCACTCGACGCCGGCCCACTCCGCGCCGCCCTGACATCGGCGCCCGCGGCAGACCGGAGCAGGCTGCGCGAGACCCTGCGAGCCAGACGGCTGACCCTGCTCGAAGCGTTGATCACCATCGTCCGGCGCGACGAACCCGACGTCACCGAACGGCGACTGCTCGGGGCCGCGCTCGACCTCGCCGTCGACACCGCAGGCGCGCGCGAGCCGCTGATCCCCGACGTCCTCGCCGTCCTGCTCTCCGGCGCCGCGCCGCTGCTGACCATCGCCGCCACGCAGGACGATCTCGAGTTCCGTCGCACGTCGCGGACGCTGGTCAACGCGCTCGGGTTGCTGTGCGAGGGCGCGATCCGCGGCATCTTCGACCGCCCCAGCAGCGCCCGGTTCGATCCCGACACCCCCGCCCTCTCGCTGGACATCAGCGCGCTCGACGACGATGACGACGACGTCGTCGCGGCCGCGATGCTGTGCTCGTGGGCGTGGTCGGCGGCCCTGGCCGATGCCGCCGCCTACGGCGAGCGGCGCCGCAACGTCGTCCAGGTCCAGGACGAACTGTGGCGCGCCCTGCGTGTGGCTCCCGGCCTCGTGGAGCGCTCCGACCGGATCACCCGTCTCGGCCGCCACCGCGGCGTCGCGTCCTTCCAGGTCACCCACTCCCTCGACGACCTCGAAGCCCTCCCCACCGAGGCCGACCGCGCCAAGGCTCGCGGGCTCGCGTCCCGCAACGGGGTGCTGCTGCTCGGCGGCATGGCCGAGAAGGAACTCGATGGGCTGCGCCGTATCACCTCACTCAGCGAGGGCGAGGCCGCGTTGATCACCTCGTGGGCCGCGCCGCCGACCTGGCACGCCGGTCGGATCCATCCCGGCCGCGGCAAGTACCTGATCAAGTCCGGCCAGCGCGTCGGGCTCCCGGTCGCACTCACGCTCACCCCCAGCGAGATCGCGCTGCACGACACGGACCGCGCGTTCCGGCCCGGTGCCCGATGA
- a CDS encoding LLM class F420-dependent oxidoreductase — translation MDFRIFTEPQQGASYSELLRVARATQDAGYDAFFRSDHFLAMGDGTGLPGPTDAWVTLAALGRETERIRLGTLVTSATFRLPGPLAVAVAQADEMSGGRIELGIGAGWFEAEHAALGIPFPPLGQRFEILTEQLEILTGLWATPQGGRFDHRGTHYTITDSPALPRPVQDAPPVVVGGKGKRRTPALAARFASEFNVPFQEPDAVAAQFGRVRDACRAIGRDPAELTYSVAQMLCLGRDDAEIAHRAAAVGRDVAEVRANCLAGTPDEVVDQLGRWSERTGATRFYLQILDLSDLDHVEQFATSVMGQLG, via the coding sequence GTGGACTTCCGGATCTTCACCGAACCCCAGCAGGGCGCGAGCTACTCCGAGCTGCTCCGGGTCGCCCGTGCGACGCAGGACGCCGGCTACGACGCCTTCTTCCGCTCCGACCACTTCCTGGCGATGGGCGACGGCACGGGCCTGCCCGGACCGACCGACGCCTGGGTGACCCTCGCCGCGCTCGGCCGCGAGACCGAGCGGATCCGGCTGGGCACGCTCGTCACCAGTGCGACGTTCCGGCTGCCCGGGCCGCTCGCGGTGGCCGTCGCGCAGGCCGACGAGATGTCCGGCGGCCGGATCGAGCTCGGCATCGGCGCGGGCTGGTTCGAGGCCGAGCACGCCGCCCTCGGGATCCCGTTCCCGCCGCTCGGGCAGCGTTTCGAGATCCTCACCGAGCAGCTGGAGATCCTCACCGGGCTGTGGGCGACGCCGCAGGGCGGACGGTTCGACCACCGGGGCACGCATTACACGATCACCGACTCGCCGGCACTGCCGCGCCCGGTGCAGGACGCCCCACCGGTCGTCGTGGGCGGGAAGGGCAAGCGCCGGACGCCCGCGCTCGCGGCCCGCTTCGCGTCCGAGTTCAACGTGCCGTTCCAGGAGCCCGACGCGGTCGCCGCGCAGTTCGGCCGGGTCCGCGACGCCTGCCGCGCGATCGGCCGCGACCCGGCCGAGCTGACCTACTCGGTGGCCCAGATGCTGTGCCTGGGCCGCGACGACGCCGAGATCGCCCACCGCGCCGCCGCGGTCGGCCGGGACGTCGCCGAGGTGCGTGCGAACTGCCTGGCCGGCACCCCCGACGAGGTGGTCGACCAGCTCGGCCGCTGGTCCGAGCGGACCGGTGCGACCCGGTTCTACCTGCAGATCCTCGATCTGTCCGATCTGGACCACGTGGAGCAGTTCGCCACGTCGGTGATGGGGCAGCTCGGCTGA
- a CDS encoding RDD family protein, producing MARWIESWLPGSPVGPAPEPGGYPGQRFGLPETGHYSVAGLGRRIGGVCIDWALAYLLVLLVAGADAIGTPDFSWGVLGAWFVITALMVSVFGMTPGHIALGMRVARTDMAQYVGVPRALLRTALIALVLPPFLRDPDGRGWQDRASTTIVVRVVRG from the coding sequence ATGGCCCGCTGGATCGAGTCCTGGCTTCCCGGTTCACCCGTCGGCCCCGCTCCGGAGCCGGGTGGCTACCCGGGACAGCGCTTCGGTCTGCCCGAGACCGGGCACTACTCGGTGGCGGGTCTCGGCCGACGGATCGGCGGCGTGTGCATCGACTGGGCACTGGCGTACCTGCTGGTGCTGCTGGTCGCCGGCGCCGACGCGATCGGTACCCCGGACTTCAGCTGGGGTGTGCTCGGCGCGTGGTTCGTGATCACCGCACTGATGGTGTCGGTGTTCGGGATGACCCCGGGACACATCGCGCTCGGAATGCGGGTCGCGCGCACGGACATGGCCCAGTACGTGGGCGTCCCGCGGGCGCTGCTGCGCACCGCGCTGATCGCGCTGGTGCTCCCGCCGTTCCTGCGTGACCCGGACGGCCGGGGCTGGCAGGACCGCGCGAGCACGACGATCGTCGTGCGTGTCGTGCGCGGCTGA